The genomic DNA GGTCACGGCGTCGAGGGCGTCGTAGGCCTGCCGCCGCTCCAGGGCGACGGCCGCCAGCACGCGGAGCGCGCGGTCGACGCCGTCAGGCAATCCGGTCATGGGCGTCAGTCCATCACGCCCCGACATCGGGGTGGCAGGTGTTGGGTTCGAACCAACGTAGGCGATGCCGGCAGATTTACAGTCTGCTCCCTTTGGCCACTCGGGCAACCTGCCATGCCGGGCGGACCCGGCGGAGCGAAACCTTACCAACGCAACCGACGACCCGCGAACCCGTTCGCCCGCGCGGACGCCGACCGTGGAAGCGGCCTGCCAGGCTGGGGCCGTGCACGTGATCACCGAACCGCCCCGGGCCGGCTGCCCGAAGCGCATGCACCACGGCCCCTGCGGCGGCGTACGGGTGGACGGGCTGTGCGAGATGGCTCCGGCGCCGTGCGTGTTCCTCGAGCCGTCGGCCTGGCCGGCGGCGCCCGAGCCGGTCCGCACCGGTGCCCGCGTCCGCGCCCCGCTCGTGCTCACCGACCTCAGCACCCCGCCGGCCGACGCCGCCACGCTGCGGCGGGTGGTCGAGCTGCTGGCCCCGACCTGCGACGCCGTCCTCGCCGGCGACCACCAGGACCGGCCGGACTTCCCGCCCAGCACGATCGCGCGCCTCGTCGACGCGGCCGGCGGCGTGCCCTGGGTGACCATCGCCTGCCGCGACCGCAACCGCATCACCCTCGAGGCCGAGCTGCAGGCGCTCGCGCTCGACGGCCTCGCCACCGTCCTCTGCGTGACCGGCGACGGGCGCGCGTACGACGTCCGTCCCGACGTCACGCAGGTCTTCGACCTCGACGGGACCCGGCTCGCCTCCCTGGCGGCCGGGCTCGGGCTGCCGGTCGCGGTCCCGGAGACGCCGAGCGCCCCGCCGCGCGCCTTCCGGCCGGAGCGGCTCGTGCACAAGCAGCGGGCCGGCGCGGGCGTCGCCGTGCTCAACCACGTGCCCCTTACGGCCGACGTGGCGGCCTTCGTCGGACCCGCCCGCGCCCTCGGGCTGACCGTGCCCGTCGTCGCGTCGGTCCCCCTGTTCACCGACGCGCGCTCCGCGGCCGTCCTCGACGCGCTGCCGGGCCTCGAGATCGACCCGGTCCGCGTCGAGGAGGTGCTCGGCGCGGACGACCCCGTCGAGGCCGGCGTCGCGTCGGCCCTGGACGCCGCCCTCGCGCTGCTCGAGGTCGAGGGGGTCGCGGGGGTGAACCTGTCGGGCATGGCGTCGGCGCGCGGGGTGCTCCCCGCGGCGGAGATCCAGGCCGAGACGGGTCGGCGGGTGCGTGCGCGGGTAACGGCGAGCCGTGGACGAAGCGCACCGCCAGGACCCTGACGCCGAGGTCGCGGACGAGCAGGACCCGATGGCCGCCGAGTTCGACACGGTCGCGGCCTGGACCGCCGACGTCGCGCTCGACCTCGGCCCCGACCACCACGTGCCGGCGGGGTGCCGGGGCAGCGGCGGGCCGGCGGCCCTGCACTGGTTCCTCGACCACCTGGCCCCCGCGCCGGGCTCGACCTTCCTCGACGTCGGCGCGGGCGTGGGCGGCCCCGCGGGCTTCGCCGCGCAGGAGGCGGGCGTGCGGCCCGTCCTCACCGAGCCCCAGGCGGGCGCGTGCCGGGCGGCGCGACGCCTCTTCGGCGTCCCGGTGGTCCGGACCGGAAGCGCGCTGCCGGTGGCCGGCGCCTCGGTCGGCGCCGGGTGGTGCCTCGGCGTGCTCTGCACCGTGGCGGACCAGCCGTTCTTCGTCTCGGAGCTGCGGCGCGTGCTCGCCGACGACGGCCGCCTCGGGCTGCTCGTCTACGTGGCCCGCCAGGAGCACGTCGAGGACGCTCCCGAGGGCAACCAGTTCCCCACCGCCGACGGGCTCGCGCGGCTGCTGGACGACGCCGGGCTGGTCGTGCAGGACAGCGCGCACCTCGCCGACTTCGCCGGCACGCCCGGCCTGTGGCAGGAGCGGGCCGACGCCGTCGACGCCGAGCTCGAGCGCCGGCATGGCGACGACGCGCGCTGGCGCACCGCGGAGGACCAGTCGGGCCGGATCGGCCGGCTGATCGCCCGCGGGGACGTCGAGGGCTCGATGCTCGTGGTCCGTCCGCGCCCGTGAGGCCCACGCCCTCGGGGTCGGGGTGGCCCACCGCCCTGACCACGTCCTTGGCAGGATGGGTCCGTGGCTGAGAGCTCGATGGACATCGTCAGCAAGGTCGACCGCCAGGAGGTCGACAACGCGCTCAACCAGGCGGCCAAGGAGGTGCGGCAGCGCTTCGACTTCAAGACCGCCGACGCCTCGATCGCCTGGTCCGGCGACGCGATCGAGATCGAGGCCAACTCCGAGGAGCGGGCCAAGGCCGTCCTCGACGTCTTCCAGTCCAAGCTCGTGCGCCGCGGCGTCAGCCTCAAGTCCCTGGACGCCGGCGAGCCGCGCTCCTCGGGCAAGCTCTACAAGATCACCGCGACCACGACCGAGGGCATCAGCACCGAGAACGCCAAGAAGGTCGCCAAGCTGATCCGCGACGAGGGCCCCAAGAACGTCAAGACACAGGTCCAGGGCGACGAGCTGCGCGTGAGCAGCAAGAGCCGCGACGACCTCCAGGCCGTCCAGGCGCTCGTCAAGGGCGCCGACTACGACTTCGCCGTGCAGTTCACGAACTACCGCTGAGCCCGGTTCGGTCGAGCCCGACCGGCACCGGGCAGACCGCGCAGCACCGCAACCGCACCGCACAGACCCGCACAGCACCGCAGAGACGCAGACAGGGAGACGGTCATGGGCATCCTCGACGGCCTGAGGCACAAGGTGGAAGAGCTCGGCGAGAAGGCCCGCGAGGGCCTCGACGACGTGCGCGACAAGGCGGGCGACCTCCTCGACGACGCCCGTGACAAGGCCGGCGACGTCGTCGACGACGTGCGCGAGCGCCTCGGGCAGGACGACGAGCACGACGGCGACCAGGACGGCGACCAGAAGGGCGACCGCGCCCCGACCACCGAGAGCGAGGACATCGGCCCCGACTCCTCGAGCACGGACGCGGTCCAGCCCGGCTACGTGACCGGCGAGGACGCCGACGACAGCGACGGCGACGACAGCGACGACGAGGCGGGCTCCGAGCCGGACGCCGGTGACGCCACGGTCGGTGCCGACGACGACGGGGCCACGACGACGGACACCGACGCCCCCGGCGGGACCGAGGCCGAGCCCGCGGACCTCGCCACCGACCCGGCCCCGGCCGACGCCCCGGTCCCCACGGACGACGCCCCGCTCGAGCCGGTCGCGAAGGACGTCGACCCGTACGACGAGCCGCTCTCGGAGTCGATCGGCTCCGAGCTGTCCGACGCCGACCGGGAGGCCCTGGCCGGGGTCGTCGACGACGGCGACACGGACAAGGACGCCTGACCTGAGTGCGACGGGCGGGCCCGCCACCGCGACGGACGACCCCACGGCGAGCGGGGCCGACCCGCTCGACCGCGCCCTGCCGGACGTCGACGGCCTCGAGGCCGAGGCCGCGGAGGTGCTGCCCGAGCACGTCCTCGGCTACTTCCGCGGGCCGACGGGCGCGTACGGGGTGCCGACCGACGCCGAGCGCTGGTCGCAGGTGCGGTTCCGCCCGCACGTGCTGCGGCCGACGGGCGGGCTGAGCCTGGCCACCACGGTCCTCGGCACGCCCGTCGCCAGCCCGGTGCTGGTGGCGCCGATGGCGCAGCAGCGGGCCGCGCACCCCGACGGCGAGGTCGCGACGGCCCGCGCCGTCGCACGGCGCGGGACCCTGCTGGGCGTCTCCACCAACACCGGCGTGCGCTTCTCCGACATCGACGCGGTCGGGGCGCCGTGGTGGTTCCAGGTCTACGTGATGGACGACCGCGCGGTCACCGGCGAGCTCGTGACCCGCGCGGCCGACGCCGGGGCGAAGGCGTTGGTGCTCACCGTCGACGCGCCCGCCGTGGACCCGCGGCGTCCGGAGCTCGAGCCGCGGACGTGGCCGGAGCGCTACGGCATGCAGGTCAACATCCCGGGCGGTGAGGACGGCGGCATCGTCTTCCGCGGCAGCGGGGACCTGTCGGTCGCCGACATCGGCTGGCTCCACGAGCTCACCGGGCTGCCGGTCGTGGTCAAGGGCGTGCTGCGCGGCGACGACGCCGCCGCCTGCGTCGAGGCAGGGGCCGCTGCGGTGGTCGTCTCCACGCACGGCGGCCGCTGCCTCAACCAGACGGTGCGGCCCGCCGACGCGCTGCCCGAGGTCGTCGCCGCCGTCGGCGACCGGGCTGAGGTCTACGTCGACAGCGGCGTGCGTACGCCCGAGCACGTCGCGGCCGCGCTCTGCCTCGGCGCGCGGGCCGTGTTCCTGGGACGACCGGTGCTCTGGTCGCTGGCCACCGGCGGCGACCGGCGCGTCGAGCAGCTGCTCGAGGGCTTCGACACCCAGCTGCTCCGGGTGCTCCGCTCGCTGGGTGTCGGTTCGCTGGACGAGCTCGGGCCCGACCTGGTGGTCTGAGCCGTGGCCCTGCGGATCAGCCACCTCAGCGTCGACTCCCGCGACGCGTACGCGCAGTCGCGCTGGTGGGCCGAGGTCCTCGGCTGGTCGGAGGACCCCGGGGACCCGAACCTGCCCGGCCACGAGGAGTGCATGATCCTCGCGCCGGACGGACGCTCGCTGATGCTGTTCATCGAGGTCCCCGAGGCGAAGTCCGTCAAGAACCGCCTGCACCTGGACCTCGTCCCCACGGACGGCCATACGCGCGAGGAGGAGGTCGAGCGCCTGCTCGACCTCGGCGCCACCCGGGTCGCCGACCTCCGCACGCCCGACGGACGCGGCTGGGTCACGCTGGCCGATCCCGAGGGCAACGAGCTGTGCGTCCTGCGGACGGGTTTCGACTGGCCGGTGCCCGACCGGCAGCAGCTCGACCCGACGCCGGCCACCGACGGATGACCTGGCCGTGCCTCTCGATCCCGGCACGCGCTGACGTGGCATCCGCGCCCGGTCCGGCAAGTCGGGGGAGCGAGAACGCAGCGGGCTGCGCCGAGCGAGGCCGGCGCCGCCGGTCGGGATGCGGGGCCCCGTCAGCGCTCGTCGGAATGGAGAGGCAGGGCCTAACCTTCCGCGTGTGGTGATGACCGCGCGGGTGGACGGGACCGAGCTGGAGGTCTCGCGCCTCTGGGCGCGACGGCCCCACGTCAGCGTCCGTGGCCAGGAGCTGCCCAAGGACGGCCAGGGCCGCTACGAGCTGCGCGACCGCCGCGGCGTGCGCCGGGTGGAGGCGTCCTTCGACTGGCGGGAGTTCGGGCCGCGGCTGCGGGTGGGTGAGCACGACCTGCTGCTCGGCCGGCCGATCCCGCTCTGGGTCCGCGTCGGCTACCTCGTGCTCCTCGTGCTGGGCATCGGCTTCGGCGGCGCCCTCGGCGGTCTGCTCGCGGGCGGCAGCGCGGTCGCGAGCGCGGCCCTGCTGC from Microlunatus sagamiharensis includes the following:
- a CDS encoding methylenetetrahydrofolate reductase C-terminal domain-containing protein, which encodes MHVITEPPRAGCPKRMHHGPCGGVRVDGLCEMAPAPCVFLEPSAWPAAPEPVRTGARVRAPLVLTDLSTPPADAATLRRVVELLAPTCDAVLAGDHQDRPDFPPSTIARLVDAAGGVPWVTIACRDRNRITLEAELQALALDGLATVLCVTGDGRAYDVRPDVTQVFDLDGTRLASLAAGLGLPVAVPETPSAPPRAFRPERLVHKQRAGAGVAVLNHVPLTADVAAFVGPARALGLTVPVVASVPLFTDARSAAVLDALPGLEIDPVRVEEVLGADDPVEAGVASALDAALALLEVEGVAGVNLSGMASARGVLPAAEIQAETGRRVRARVTASRGRSAPPGP
- a CDS encoding methyltransferase domain-containing protein — its product is MDEAHRQDPDAEVADEQDPMAAEFDTVAAWTADVALDLGPDHHVPAGCRGSGGPAALHWFLDHLAPAPGSTFLDVGAGVGGPAGFAAQEAGVRPVLTEPQAGACRAARRLFGVPVVRTGSALPVAGASVGAGWCLGVLCTVADQPFFVSELRRVLADDGRLGLLVYVARQEHVEDAPEGNQFPTADGLARLLDDAGLVVQDSAHLADFAGTPGLWQERADAVDAELERRHGDDARWRTAEDQSGRIGRLIARGDVEGSMLVVRPRP
- a CDS encoding YajQ family cyclic di-GMP-binding protein — protein: MAESSMDIVSKVDRQEVDNALNQAAKEVRQRFDFKTADASIAWSGDAIEIEANSEERAKAVLDVFQSKLVRRGVSLKSLDAGEPRSSGKLYKITATTTEGISTENAKKVAKLIRDEGPKNVKTQVQGDELRVSSKSRDDLQAVQALVKGADYDFAVQFTNYR
- a CDS encoding alpha-hydroxy acid oxidase: MLPEHVLGYFRGPTGAYGVPTDAERWSQVRFRPHVLRPTGGLSLATTVLGTPVASPVLVAPMAQQRAAHPDGEVATARAVARRGTLLGVSTNTGVRFSDIDAVGAPWWFQVYVMDDRAVTGELVTRAADAGAKALVLTVDAPAVDPRRPELEPRTWPERYGMQVNIPGGEDGGIVFRGSGDLSVADIGWLHELTGLPVVVKGVLRGDDAAACVEAGAAAVVVSTHGGRCLNQTVRPADALPEVVAAVGDRAEVYVDSGVRTPEHVAAALCLGARAVFLGRPVLWSLATGGDRRVEQLLEGFDTQLLRVLRSLGVGSLDELGPDLVV
- a CDS encoding VOC family protein, which codes for MALRISHLSVDSRDAYAQSRWWAEVLGWSEDPGDPNLPGHEECMILAPDGRSLMLFIEVPEAKSVKNRLHLDLVPTDGHTREEEVERLLDLGATRVADLRTPDGRGWVTLADPEGNELCVLRTGFDWPVPDRQQLDPTPATDG